A window of Bacillota bacterium genomic DNA:
CGACGGGACTCGAACCCGCGATCTCCGGCGTGACAGGCCGGCGTGTTGACCATCTACACCACGGTTCCACGACATTCATGGAGCGGCAGACGAGACTCGAACTCGCAACCTTCGCGATGGCAACGCGATGCTCTACCAATTGAGCTACTACCGCAGAAATAAATGGTGGGCGAAACAGGGCTCGAACCTGTGACCCCCTGCTTGTAAGGCAGGTGCTCTCCCAGCTGAGCTATTCGCCCACGATTGTGGCGGAAATTTCCCCGGACAATTTTAGATTATACCAGCAAGATGGTTTCTTGTCAATCGTTTTTTGCAAATTTCTTTTGGCTTTTCCAAAACCTATATCTTTGTTGCCTGTTCGCCACCCATCAGCTATAATTAAACTGATCGAATTCAGTCTAATTGAGGGGGGTTGAACAATGAATATCGCTGGGAAAAGTATAGCAGCAATACTCATCATCCTTGCGGTCAGCGCTCAAGCTGCCGCCGGCAATATGTATCTTACCACAACTGAACAAGCAAATCAAGCCCATAATTACGCATTAAAATATGTTGAGCATGAAGTCGCCTATCTGTACGGCGGCCGCATGAGTTTAGAAACATATTTGGCGAAGTTAGAGGCGGGCTTAACACCCGGTGAGGAGATCGGGGTTGACGCTTCAGCTTTAGTGGTCAATGCCTACCGGCATGTTATTCCCAATATCAGATTTTATTTTGATGGCAGCCAATCTACCACGGTGGCTGATGCAACCAGCAGCATTTTGGCAAACTACAATATCAAGCCTATCAGCCAAGAAGAGCTGGTTCCCGGAGATCTGATTTTCTTTAAAAGTGCTTCTGGAAATATCAGCGGGGCAGCCATCTTCTCTGAGATTAAAGGCAGGGTTATTTACTTTATAACCGCATCAGCCAACGCCGGCAAAGTTATTTTAACCAATGCATTATTAGACGGCAGCTACTGGACAAGCTCCTTTGCCGGGTTTGGACGCCTACAGTATACCATTGCTGAGTAAACTTTATACTCCTAAATAATGAATAACCGCCTTGCTTTCGACAAAAACTGTTTAGAGAGCGAGGCGGTTTTTTTGAAACTATCAAAGCGTGTGCACCATAATGTCCAAACAATTAAAGAAGAACTGAACAACAGCGCCGATTTGAAAGTCAGGGAATTCAATCTCACCATACCGAGCGGCAGGGATATTTCCTGCGCCCTCATCTTTTTTGAAGGATTGATCTCGGGGCAGATGGTTACTGACGCTGTTATGCAGCCAATTCTTCACGAAGTGCGCGATTATGATCAGCCGCTTGATGCAAACTTAGTTACATTCATTAAAGAAAGCGTCCTTACCAACAGCGAACTATCAGACAAAAACACGGTTGACGATGTAGTTTTGGCTGTAATGATCGGTGAAGTGGTGTTATTTATTGACGGATTTAACACCGCAATTTCCATCGATATGAAGGGTTGGCTCCACAGGGCGATCGATGCACCTCAATCAGAGGGTGTAATCCGCGGTCCTCGCGACAGCTTTATCGAAGCGATCAACCGCAACATGATGCTGATCCGCAGGCGTCTAAGAGATCCCAATCTAACCTTTGAGCGGATTCAGATAGGCAATCGCGGTCAAAACGACATTGTGATCGCGTATATCAAAGATGTTGCCAATGATGAGCTGGTCAACGAGGTGCGCAAGCGACTAGAAAACGTTGATTTAGACATAATTTTAGACTCAGGATATATTGAGCAGATGATTGAAGACGACTGGTGGTCACCTTTTAATACAATTCAAGATACAGAGCGGCCCGATGAGGTTGCCGCCGGATTGGTGGAGGGCCGGGTTGCCATCTTGGTGGACAACTCACCCTTTGCCCTGTTAGCACCAGCCACATTCAATACGCTGATGCTGTCTCCGGAGGACTATTATGTAAGGTGGCCTGCCGCTAATTTTGTCCGGATCATCCGGTTCGTGGCCTCTTTTGTGGCTCTGGTTACCCCTTCTCTATACATTTCGCTGGTTGCTTACCACCCAGAGATGATCCCAACCGAACTGGCCCTGTCTGTAGCAGCGAGCCGCGAGGGCATCCCCTTCCCCGCGTTCATTGAGGCTTTAATCATGGAGCTTTCCCTCGAACTTCTGCGAGAAGCGGGAATTAGACTGCCAGGACCAATCGGACAGACCATCGGCATTGTGGGTGGTTTGATCATCGGCGATGCGGCAGTAAACGCCGGCATTGTCAGCCCTTTTATGGTGATTGTAGTCGCTATGACTGCCATTGCTGGCTTTATTATCCCCACTTACACCTTAAGTTTTGGGCTCCGCATCACCCGTTTCTTTTTGATGCTGGCTGCCAGCTTTTTGGGATTATACGGTCTCACGCTGGGACTCTTGCTCCTCTTAGGGCACTTGGCTACACTTACCAGCTTTGGCGTCAGCTATCTCTCGCCCTGGGCACCTTTCAGTCCCTGGGATCTCAAAGACTCGGTGATGCGCAGTCCGTGGCACAGTCTGAAAAAACGCCCCGGCTATACCCACACTAAAGATTCAACGCGGCAGCCGATGAAAAGCCGTCTCGGCAAAAACAAACAAAAAACAAGCAAAAGGAAAAGGTCTTCATGATCAAACACCGCTGGTTGCAGATAATACTTATGCTTATCCTAGGTTTGGTTTTATCCGGATGTTGGGATGCAAAGGATATCAATGAGCGCTCGTTTGTGATGGGGGTAGCTTTTGACCTGCCTGATTCAGGCGAAGGGCATGTTATGACCATTGAAGTGCCTGTTCTGCAGAGCTTTGCAACGCAAAGTGGCGGAAGTGGTCCTACTTCCGTTTTATTCGCTACTGAAGGCACTTCTGTCGCTCAGATGGCAACCCACTTTGAGTCCCGAACCTGGCGCGAGCTGTTTTTTGGCCATACTCAAGTGGTTATCATCAGCGAGGATATCGCAAGAAAAGACATCCGGCCGCTGCTGGATTTCTTTGACCGCAATCCCCGCATTGATCGGCGCTTAACCCTGTTTATTTCCCAGGGCGAGGCCCGGCAGGTACTTGAAACTAAGGATCCGCGAGAGCCATTGGTTTCTGTTTATCTGAACCAGATGTTGAACACCCTGACCAATACAGCCCGGGTTGTTAAACAAAACTTCCAAGACAGTCTGCGCAACTTAGAAAACAATGGCGATACAGTCCTTCCCCGGGTACGCACTTCCGGCACAGAAGTCGTGATTGCCGGAGGAGCTTTGATCAAAGATTACAAAATGATTGCTTGGCTGGGTGAAAACGAAACCCGCGCGGTTGCATTCCTGTACAACAACATCTCCGGTGGTTTGATCGCTGTCAATATCAACGATATTCTCTACGCTTACGCGATCCGCAGCGCCTCCTCGGAGATAAAACCGAAACTCAAAGACAATGAGCTGACATTTACAATCGAAGTCAAGTCAGAAGGCGATATCATTGAAGTTTATTACGAAAATGCTGCCGGCTCGTCCAGCTTTAATATTCCGGAAATTGAAGCTAAGTTAAATGATTTAATCATCAATGAAATCCACCATTTGGTTACTAAGCTCCAAGATCTAAAAACCGATCCGATTGGCTTTGATCGCCTGGTTTACCGCCATTACCCGAAGTTTTGGCAGGAGCACGCGGACGAGTGGAAAGATGTGATTTTCCCCCAGGCCAAATTCGATATTAAAAGTACTTTCCGAGTCCGAAGAACCGGTATCGTGGAAAAGGAGGTAGTAGATGAAAGCTAGGGATAGACTTTTAGCGCAAGAAGTTCCAGTAATCATCACCAACATTATGCTGGGAGTCGGCACCATCGGGCTTCCTTCTCGGTTAGCAAAAACTGCCGGGGCCGATGGAATTATTGCTTTCATCGCCGGTGTAGCGATTTTGGTCCTTGCAACAGTTTTGATTACGGTGTTAGTCCGCCGCTTTCCCAATCAGGGTATTGCCGATTACAGCACCCTTTTGATTGGAAAAATCCCTGGGTTTATCTTCAACCTCCTGTATGGTGTCTTTATGATCTCCTTGATAGCCACCATGGTAAGGATGTTCTCTGAAGTCACCAAGTTTTTTCTTTTGCAGCGCACACCTCTGGAAGTGATTATGATTTCCATGCTGTTTGCATCATCACTGCTTGCCCGCAATGGGCTGCAGCCAATTGCCAGGGCCTGCCAGATCCTGCTTTATCTTTTTGCGCTGCCGCTTTTGGCGGTGCCGTTTTTTATCCCGATTTTTGATCCGAATGAGTTTCTGCCCCTGTTTCAGACTGATTTTGCTACTATGGCTTACGCCACCTTTACAGCTATGTTTGCTCTAGCGGGGATCGAAATCATGCTGGTAATCGGTCCTCATTTTGACAAACCTGAAAAGCTGGTGCGCTCATCAGTACTGTCAGTTTTAGCTGTCTCAGTTTTTATTGGAATTCTGGTGGCATTAGCCTTTGGCAGCTTGTCCGTCAACCAAGTCGCCAAACTAACCGATCCTCTTTTTGAGATGATCAAATACATTCCGGTGCCGTTCGGGCTTTTTGAGCGGGTCGATATCTTTTTCTACAACATCTGGATTGCTGCAACTTATTCCTCGATCGTGATCGGATTATTTGCTGTCAGTCACCATCTGGGTGAAACCTTTAAACTTAATACCGGCAAAGGCTTGGTATTTCCCTGCGCAGCTGCCAGTTATTTTTTAGCCTTGATTCCGGCTCACGAAGCCGACCTCAGCAGATATGCCAACGTCTTAGTTGCAGCCTGGATAGGGCTTGTGTTTGGGATTGTACCTTTGTTTTTAATTCTTTCTCTATTTCGCAAGCCAAAGCAGCAGAAAAATCAGAACAAGCGGTCTCTGAAAAAGAAAGCAAACCCTGGTTAAAAGACACACCAGGGTTTGTTGTTGTCTGTTCTTCCTGTTTTAAATTGGAGGTGCGAAGAAATAGCCGCCAAAGAAAATTAAAGCTGCAATCATAGTTGCTGCCAGATTAAAGGTTTGACCGACTATATACAGCTTCACTGGCTTGCCGCCGCGAGCCATTTTCGCCATGTCGCTGAAGCGGGAGTCAAGTCCGATGGAAACAAACGCTAGAGTAAAGAGCCAGTTTTTCACGTTCTTGGTTACCGATACAATTCCATCTACCCGCTCCTGTCCCAGCCACGGAATCAGCACAAACGAAAAC
This region includes:
- a CDS encoding spore germination protein yields the protein MHHNVQTIKEELNNSADLKVREFNLTIPSGRDISCALIFFEGLISGQMVTDAVMQPILHEVRDYDQPLDANLVTFIKESVLTNSELSDKNTVDDVVLAVMIGEVVLFIDGFNTAISIDMKGWLHRAIDAPQSEGVIRGPRDSFIEAINRNMMLIRRRLRDPNLTFERIQIGNRGQNDIVIAYIKDVANDELVNEVRKRLENVDLDIILDSGYIEQMIEDDWWSPFNTIQDTERPDEVAAGLVEGRVAILVDNSPFALLAPATFNTLMLSPEDYYVRWPAANFVRIIRFVASFVALVTPSLYISLVAYHPEMIPTELALSVAASREGIPFPAFIEALIMELSLELLREAGIRLPGPIGQTIGIVGGLIIGDAAVNAGIVSPFMVIVVAMTAIAGFIIPTYTLSFGLRITRFFLMLAASFLGLYGLTLGLLLLLGHLATLTSFGVSYLSPWAPFSPWDLKDSVMRSPWHSLKKRPGYTHTKDSTRQPMKSRLGKNKQKTSKRKRSS
- a CDS encoding Ger(x)C family spore germination protein, producing the protein MQIILMLILGLVLSGCWDAKDINERSFVMGVAFDLPDSGEGHVMTIEVPVLQSFATQSGGSGPTSVLFATEGTSVAQMATHFESRTWRELFFGHTQVVIISEDIARKDIRPLLDFFDRNPRIDRRLTLFISQGEARQVLETKDPREPLVSVYLNQMLNTLTNTARVVKQNFQDSLRNLENNGDTVLPRVRTSGTEVVIAGGALIKDYKMIAWLGENETRAVAFLYNNISGGLIAVNINDILYAYAIRSASSEIKPKLKDNELTFTIEVKSEGDIIEVYYENAAGSSSFNIPEIEAKLNDLIINEIHHLVTKLQDLKTDPIGFDRLVYRHYPKFWQEHADEWKDVIFPQAKFDIKSTFRVRRTGIVEKEVVDES
- a CDS encoding endospore germination permease, producing the protein MKARDRLLAQEVPVIITNIMLGVGTIGLPSRLAKTAGADGIIAFIAGVAILVLATVLITVLVRRFPNQGIADYSTLLIGKIPGFIFNLLYGVFMISLIATMVRMFSEVTKFFLLQRTPLEVIMISMLFASSLLARNGLQPIARACQILLYLFALPLLAVPFFIPIFDPNEFLPLFQTDFATMAYATFTAMFALAGIEIMLVIGPHFDKPEKLVRSSVLSVLAVSVFIGILVALAFGSLSVNQVAKLTDPLFEMIKYIPVPFGLFERVDIFFYNIWIAATYSSIVIGLFAVSHHLGETFKLNTGKGLVFPCAAASYFLALIPAHEADLSRYANVLVAAWIGLVFGIVPLFLILSLFRKPKQQKNQNKRSLKKKANPG
- a CDS encoding C40 family peptidase → MNIAGKSIAAILIILAVSAQAAAGNMYLTTTEQANQAHNYALKYVEHEVAYLYGGRMSLETYLAKLEAGLTPGEEIGVDASALVVNAYRHVIPNIRFYFDGSQSTTVADATSSILANYNIKPISQEELVPGDLIFFKSASGNISGAAIFSEIKGRVIYFITASANAGKVILTNALLDGSYWTSSFAGFGRLQYTIAE